In the genome of Mycobacteriales bacterium, one region contains:
- a CDS encoding alpha/beta hydrolase produces the protein MPSVHLQHRDSGRGMPIVLLHAFPLSSAMWLAQREALSASYRVITPDLRGFGGTQIGHDEPSLDHAADDVATLLDALGLDRVVLGGLSMGGYVAMAFLRRHPHRVSALVLADTKATADPPAAQDNRERIAVEVTGAAGTQILVDEVLPGLVGPTTVEERPLVLGRVRGLVQAAPTMAVAWAERAMAARPDSLDVLAATNVPALVIVGEEDKLSTVDDADAMVEALPDARLVVIPRAGHLTAVEEPDAFTAAVESFLAAVPRRADVPEPY, from the coding sequence ATGCCTTCTGTGCACCTGCAACACCGCGACTCCGGCCGAGGTATGCCGATCGTCCTGCTCCACGCGTTCCCGCTGTCGAGCGCGATGTGGTTGGCGCAACGTGAAGCGCTGTCCGCGTCGTACCGGGTGATCACTCCCGACCTGCGGGGATTCGGGGGAACCCAGATCGGTCACGACGAGCCGTCGTTGGATCACGCCGCCGACGACGTCGCGACCTTGCTCGACGCCCTGGGTCTCGATCGTGTCGTGCTCGGCGGGCTGTCGATGGGCGGCTACGTCGCGATGGCCTTCCTCCGTCGGCACCCGCACCGCGTCTCGGCGCTGGTGCTGGCTGACACCAAGGCGACCGCCGATCCGCCTGCAGCGCAGGACAATCGGGAGCGGATCGCGGTCGAGGTCACCGGGGCGGCCGGGACGCAGATCCTGGTCGACGAGGTGCTTCCCGGCCTGGTCGGGCCGACGACCGTCGAGGAGCGGCCGCTGGTGCTCGGCCGGGTCCGTGGCCTGGTGCAGGCCGCCCCGACCATGGCGGTGGCGTGGGCGGAGCGGGCGATGGCTGCCCGTCCTGACTCCCTCGACGTACTGGCAGCGACCAATGTGCCGGCGCTCGTGATCGTCGGAGAAGAGGACAAGCTGTCCACAGTGGACGACGCCGACGCGATGGTCGAGGCGCTGCCCGACGCCCGCCTCGTCGTGATCCCCCGGGCGGGTCATCTCACCGCGGTCGAGGAGCCGGACGCCTTCACGGCTGCCGTCGAGTCCTTCCTCGCCGCAGTGCCTCGGCGCGCGGATGTTCCGGAGCCTTACTAG
- a CDS encoding glucose 1-dehydrogenase, whose translation MPLFELSDKTALVTGASRGIGRMIAVAFAERGADLVLVSRNADALADVAAEVELLGRTALVLPTDVTHRSAVEETVATAIDGLGQIDIVVNNAGGTSFAVPFTEMRFSGWEKVMHLNVDAMVHVLQAVGPHMIERGSGSVINVASVAALGGTPTLAPYAASKAAAVSLTRTLALEWAESGVRVNALCPGWTATDLNRVLWEDPDASRSMTDEIPMGRWGTPEEMVGPAVFLASEASSYMTGHTLVVDGGLSAR comes from the coding sequence ATGCCGCTCTTCGAACTGTCGGACAAGACCGCGCTGGTGACCGGCGCGTCGCGGGGCATCGGCCGGATGATCGCCGTCGCGTTCGCCGAACGCGGCGCCGACCTCGTCCTGGTCAGCCGCAACGCCGACGCGCTCGCCGACGTCGCGGCCGAGGTCGAGCTGCTCGGTCGGACGGCTCTCGTGCTGCCCACCGACGTCACCCACCGCAGCGCGGTCGAGGAGACCGTGGCGACCGCCATCGACGGGCTCGGACAGATCGACATCGTCGTCAACAACGCGGGCGGCACGTCCTTCGCCGTCCCGTTCACCGAAATGCGCTTCTCCGGCTGGGAGAAGGTGATGCACCTCAACGTCGATGCGATGGTGCACGTGCTCCAGGCCGTGGGACCGCACATGATCGAGCGCGGATCGGGTTCGGTGATCAACGTCGCGAGCGTCGCCGCGCTCGGCGGCACGCCGACGCTCGCGCCCTACGCCGCGTCGAAAGCGGCTGCGGTGTCCCTGACCCGGACCCTCGCGCTGGAGTGGGCGGAGTCCGGCGTACGGGTCAACGCGCTCTGCCCGGGGTGGACGGCCACCGACCTCAACCGGGTGCTCTGGGAGGACCCGGACGCGTCCCGGTCGATGACCGACGAGATCCCGATGGGCCGGTGGGGGACGCCGGAGGAGATGGTGGGGCCGGCCGTGTTCCTCGCATCCGAGGCCTCCTCCTACATGACCGGTCACACCCTCGTGGTCGACGGTGGGCTCAGCGCGCGCTGA
- a CDS encoding aldo/keto reductase yields MTDMRYRPLGDSGLVVSVVGLGCNNLGRAGTRTADLDGSREVVDTAIDAGITLFDVADIYGAEPGLSEDLLGQTLVGRRDDVLVATKFGMDMAGANGPDWGARGSRRYIRRAVEASLRRLRTDYIDLYQYHAPDGITPVDETLAALGELVDEGKVRYIGSSNFAAWQVVEAEFAARSASVPRFISAQNHYSLLERGPATELAPACNAYGVGLLPFFPLANGLLTGKYRRDEKPSAGTRIGDSKPQLHQDADWDLLEALQRYADERGISMLDVAIGGLAAQPAVTSVIAGATSSEQVKGNADAGLWEPSAADVAALDGVLAAGRD; encoded by the coding sequence ATGACAGACATGCGCTATCGCCCGCTCGGTGACTCGGGTCTCGTCGTATCGGTCGTAGGTCTGGGGTGCAACAACCTCGGCCGGGCCGGCACCCGGACCGCCGATCTCGACGGCAGTCGCGAGGTCGTCGACACCGCGATCGACGCCGGCATCACGCTTTTCGACGTCGCCGACATCTACGGTGCCGAGCCGGGACTGTCCGAAGACCTGCTCGGGCAGACCCTGGTCGGGCGGCGGGACGACGTACTCGTGGCGACGAAGTTCGGCATGGACATGGCCGGCGCCAACGGTCCCGACTGGGGCGCGCGCGGCTCGCGGCGTTACATCCGGCGGGCGGTCGAGGCGTCGCTGCGTCGGCTGCGTACCGACTACATCGATCTCTACCAGTACCACGCGCCGGACGGCATCACGCCGGTCGACGAGACGCTCGCCGCGCTCGGTGAGCTGGTCGACGAGGGCAAGGTGCGCTACATCGGCTCGTCCAACTTCGCCGCGTGGCAGGTGGTCGAGGCGGAGTTCGCCGCGCGGTCGGCGAGTGTCCCGCGCTTCATCAGTGCGCAGAACCACTACAGCCTGCTCGAGCGCGGACCGGCGACCGAGCTGGCCCCGGCCTGCAACGCGTACGGCGTCGGGCTGCTGCCGTTCTTCCCGCTCGCCAACGGCCTGCTCACGGGCAAATACCGCCGGGACGAGAAGCCCTCGGCGGGTACCCGCATCGGTGACAGCAAGCCGCAGTTGCACCAGGACGCCGACTGGGACCTGCTCGAGGCGTTGCAGCGTTACGCCGACGAGCGTGGCATCTCGATGCTCGACGTCGCGATCGGGGGGCTTGCCGCGCAGCCCGCTGTGACATCGGTGATCGCCGGCGCGACCAGCTCGGAGCAGGTGAAGGGCAACGCCGACGCCGGGCTGTGGGAGCCGTCGGCGGCCGACGTCGCCGCGCTCGACGGGGTGCTTGCCGCCGGTCGGGACTGA
- the meaB gene encoding methylmalonyl Co-A mutase-associated GTPase MeaB, translating into MSAASSRHDVADLVSRARDGDPRAVARLISLVEDASPALREVAEALTPYAGHAQIIGLTGSPGVGKSTCTSALVRALRRADRRVGVLAVDPSSPFSGGALLGDRVRMQDHATDDGVYIRSMASRGHLGGLSWATPQALRVLDAAGCDVVLIETVGVGQAEVEVASAADTTLVLVAPGMGDGIQAAKAGILEIADVFVVNKADRDGADQTVKDLRSMLSLGGRHSEADAWRPPIVKTVAVKGEGTDDVLAAIDRHREWMAESGEGERRRRERAAREVEAIAIVALRDQIGDVHGSTALPALAERVVAGKIDPYSAADELVAAVTG; encoded by the coding sequence GTGAGCGCGGCGAGCTCCCGCCACGACGTCGCGGACCTGGTGTCCCGGGCCCGCGACGGCGACCCGCGGGCGGTGGCCCGGCTGATCAGCCTGGTCGAGGACGCCAGCCCGGCGCTGCGCGAGGTCGCCGAGGCGCTCACGCCGTACGCCGGCCACGCCCAGATCATCGGACTGACCGGGTCCCCGGGCGTGGGCAAGTCGACCTGCACCTCGGCGCTGGTGCGCGCGCTGCGGCGCGCCGACCGCCGGGTCGGGGTGCTCGCCGTCGACCCCTCGTCGCCGTTCTCCGGCGGCGCGCTGCTCGGCGACCGGGTGCGGATGCAGGACCATGCCACGGACGACGGGGTCTACATCCGGTCGATGGCCTCCCGCGGTCATCTCGGCGGGCTGTCCTGGGCGACGCCGCAGGCATTGCGGGTGCTCGACGCCGCCGGCTGCGACGTGGTCCTGATCGAGACCGTCGGGGTCGGGCAGGCCGAGGTCGAGGTGGCCTCCGCCGCCGACACCACCCTGGTGCTGGTCGCCCCCGGGATGGGCGACGGCATCCAGGCCGCGAAGGCCGGAATCCTGGAGATCGCCGACGTCTTCGTGGTCAACAAGGCCGACCGCGACGGCGCCGACCAGACGGTCAAGGACCTGCGGTCCATGCTCTCGCTGGGCGGCCGGCATTCCGAGGCCGACGCGTGGCGGCCACCGATCGTCAAGACGGTCGCGGTCAAGGGCGAGGGGACCGACGACGTACTCGCCGCGATCGACCGGCATCGCGAGTGGATGGCTGAGTCGGGGGAGGGCGAGCGCCGCCGCCGGGAGCGGGCCGCGCGTGAGGTCGAGGCGATCGCGATCGTCGCCCTCCGGGACCAGATCGGCGACGTGCACGGGTCGACCGCGTTGCCCGCGCTGGCCGAGCGGGTCGTCGCCGGGAAGATCGATCCGTACAGCGCCGCGGACGAGCTGGTGGCCGCCGTCACCGGCTGA
- a CDS encoding MarR family transcriptional regulator: MTRPLNLPFDPIARAGEIWEDTFGPASAMRVATSVMRVQQILLARYDEILRPQHLTFARYEALVLLRFSRTGALPLNVIGSRLMVHPTSVTNTIDRLARSGFVVRLPNPRDGRGVLAEITPAGRRAVEEATTTLQAADFGLGALSEQTRESLFSALRTVRAEAGDFEAPP; the protein is encoded by the coding sequence ATGACCCGGCCGCTCAACCTGCCCTTCGACCCGATCGCCCGCGCCGGCGAGATCTGGGAGGACACCTTCGGCCCGGCGTCGGCGATGCGCGTCGCGACGTCGGTGATGCGGGTGCAGCAGATCCTGCTGGCACGCTACGACGAGATCTTGCGGCCGCAGCACCTGACCTTCGCTCGCTACGAGGCCCTGGTGCTGCTGCGGTTCAGCCGCACCGGCGCGCTCCCGCTCAACGTCATCGGCAGCCGGTTGATGGTCCATCCGACCAGCGTCACCAACACCATCGACCGGCTCGCCCGCTCGGGGTTCGTGGTGCGCCTGCCCAACCCGCGCGACGGGCGAGGGGTCCTGGCCGAGATCACTCCCGCCGGCCGGCGCGCGGTCGAGGAGGCGACGACCACACTGCAGGCCGCCGACTTCGGCCTCGGCGCATTGTCCGAACAGACCCGGGAGAGCCTCTTCTCCGCGTTGCGGACCGTGCGTGCCGAGGCCGGCGACTTCGAGGCCCCGCCGTGA
- a CDS encoding DUF4032 domain-containing protein: MRFVFSPPAESATGLLTLPWQEPLSDWSDDRMAEMRQRGISRHVVRFVAEGADVYALKEINEDLARREYRLLREVAEMGLPAVEVLGVVVDRGEDLDAILVTRFLEYSVSYRSLFSTPRGGAPAEKLLDAMVELIVRLHLAGFFWGDCSLSNTLFRLDAGALAAYLVDTETSELHASLSEGQRYYDLELARERVGGEMLDLEAGEVLPPDVDAVEFADELVERYERLWDELTREEVLRPEEQRYRIGERIRRLNELGFDVDELELIATGDGSRLKMRTRVAEPGHFRKKLFARTGLDVQENQARRLWGDLASFRAYLEQKEGRPVAEAVAANRWLTEVYDPIIAAIPPRLRGRLDPAEIFHEILEHRWFLSEAAGRDVGTTAAARSYFSSVLPGVPEHLTSGDMVTARLLPDPAAPA, translated from the coding sequence ATGCGGTTCGTCTTCAGCCCTCCCGCAGAGAGCGCGACCGGTCTTCTCACCCTGCCGTGGCAGGAACCGCTGTCCGACTGGTCCGACGACCGCATGGCCGAGATGCGCCAGCGGGGGATCTCCCGGCACGTGGTGCGCTTCGTCGCGGAGGGCGCCGACGTCTACGCGCTGAAGGAGATCAACGAGGATCTGGCCAGGCGCGAGTACCGGCTGCTCCGCGAGGTGGCGGAGATGGGGCTGCCGGCCGTCGAGGTGCTCGGCGTCGTCGTCGACCGCGGTGAGGACCTCGACGCCATCCTGGTCACCCGCTTCCTCGAATATTCGGTCTCCTACCGGTCGCTGTTCTCCACCCCCCGCGGCGGTGCCCCGGCGGAGAAGCTGCTCGACGCGATGGTCGAGCTGATCGTGCGGCTGCACCTGGCCGGCTTCTTCTGGGGCGACTGCTCGCTGTCCAACACGTTGTTCCGGCTCGACGCCGGTGCGCTCGCGGCCTACCTCGTCGACACCGAGACCTCCGAACTGCACGCCTCGCTGTCGGAAGGGCAGCGCTACTACGACCTCGAACTCGCCCGAGAACGGGTCGGCGGGGAGATGCTCGACCTGGAGGCGGGGGAGGTGCTGCCGCCCGACGTCGATGCGGTCGAGTTCGCCGACGAGCTGGTCGAACGCTACGAACGGCTCTGGGACGAGCTCACCCGCGAGGAGGTGCTGCGGCCCGAGGAGCAGCGCTACCGGATCGGCGAGCGGATCAGGCGCCTCAACGAGCTCGGCTTCGATGTCGATGAGCTGGAGCTGATCGCCACCGGCGACGGCAGCAGGCTGAAGATGCGTACCCGGGTGGCCGAGCCGGGGCACTTCCGCAAGAAGCTGTTCGCGCGTACCGGGCTCGACGTGCAGGAAAACCAGGCCCGTCGGCTGTGGGGCGACCTGGCGAGCTTCCGGGCCTACCTCGAGCAGAAGGAAGGCCGCCCGGTCGCGGAGGCGGTCGCCGCCAACCGCTGGCTCACCGAGGTCTACGACCCCATCATCGCCGCGATACCGCCCCGGTTGCGCGGCCGGCTCGACCCGGCCGAGATCTTCCACGAGATCCTCGAACACCGGTGGTTCCTGTCCGAGGCGGCCGGGCGGGATGTCGGTACGACGGCGGCGGCGCGGTCGTACTTCTCGAGCGTGCTGCCGGGGGTCCCGGAGCATCTCACCTCGGGCGACATGGTCACCGCCCGACTGCTGCCCGACCCGGCGGCGCCGGCATGA
- the mce gene encoding methylmalonyl-CoA epimerase — translation MFSRIDHVGIAVADLDEAKEFYARTFDLHVVHEECNEEQGVREAMLAVGDPDGTRLQLLAPLRPDSAIARFLDRSGPGIQQLAYTVESVDDVCATLRGRGLRLLYDEPRRGTAGSRINFIHPADAGGVLVELVEPAP, via the coding sequence ATGTTCAGCCGGATCGACCACGTCGGGATCGCGGTCGCCGATCTCGACGAGGCCAAGGAGTTCTACGCCCGCACCTTCGACCTGCACGTCGTACACGAGGAGTGCAACGAGGAGCAGGGCGTACGCGAGGCGATGCTGGCGGTCGGCGACCCGGACGGCACCCGGCTGCAGCTGCTCGCGCCGCTGCGCCCGGACTCGGCGATCGCGAGGTTCCTCGACCGCAGCGGTCCGGGGATCCAGCAACTCGCGTACACCGTCGAGTCGGTCGACGACGTCTGCGCGACCCTGCGGGGGCGCGGCCTGCGGCTGCTCTACGACGAGCCGCGGCGCGGCACCGCCGGCTCCCGGATCAACTTCATCCACCCCGCGGACGCCGGCGGCGTCCTGGTCGAACTGGTCGAACCGGCCCCCTGA
- a CDS encoding methylmalonyl-CoA mutase family protein, whose protein sequence is MDAAEIAAGRRRWQERYDAARVRDADFTTLSGVEVDPVYGPREGESRDGFERIGWPGEFPFTRGLYPTGYRGRAWTIRQFAGFGNAAQTNERYKMILAAGGGGLSVAFDMPTLMGRDSDDPRALGEVGHCGVAIDSAADMEQLFDGIPLADVTTSMTISGPAVPVFCMYLVAAERQGADLSTLDGTLQTDIFKEYIAQKEWLFPPEPHLRLIGDLMEYCATTIPAYKPLSVSGYHIREAGSTAAQELAYTLADGFGYVELGLSRGLDVDVFAPGLSFFFDSHLDFFEEIAKFRAARRIWARWLRDVYGARTEKAQWLRFHTQTAGVSLTAQQPYNNVVRTAVEALAAILGGTNSLHTNALDETLALPSEESAEIALRTQSVLMEEVGVTNVADPLGGSWYVEALTDQIEAEAEQIFARIKEMSPHGTMTAGILRGIEDGWFMAEIADAAFEYQQKLEKGEKKIVGVNTLTDTVSGELEILRVSHEVEVEQCRVLAERKAHRDEDLVRRTLSALVEAARGTGNLIEPMLEAVRAEATMGEICHVLREEWGEYREPARF, encoded by the coding sequence GTGGACGCTGCTGAGATCGCCGCCGGCCGTCGACGCTGGCAGGAGCGCTACGACGCCGCGCGGGTGCGCGACGCCGACTTCACCACGTTGTCCGGGGTGGAGGTCGACCCGGTCTACGGCCCGCGCGAGGGGGAGAGCAGGGACGGGTTCGAGCGGATCGGCTGGCCCGGGGAGTTCCCCTTCACCCGCGGCCTCTATCCGACCGGATACCGCGGCCGTGCCTGGACGATCCGGCAGTTTGCCGGCTTCGGCAACGCCGCACAGACCAACGAGCGCTACAAGATGATCCTCGCCGCAGGTGGCGGCGGGCTCTCCGTCGCCTTCGACATGCCGACCCTCATGGGCCGCGACTCCGACGACCCCCGCGCGCTCGGCGAGGTGGGCCACTGCGGCGTCGCCATCGACTCCGCCGCCGACATGGAGCAGCTCTTCGACGGCATCCCGCTCGCCGACGTGACGACCTCGATGACGATCAGCGGGCCCGCCGTTCCGGTCTTCTGCATGTATCTCGTCGCCGCGGAGCGGCAAGGGGCCGATCTGTCCACATTGGACGGCACGCTGCAGACCGACATCTTCAAGGAGTACATCGCCCAGAAGGAGTGGCTCTTCCCGCCGGAGCCGCATCTGCGCCTGATCGGCGACCTGATGGAGTACTGCGCGACCACCATCCCGGCGTACAAGCCGCTCAGCGTGTCGGGGTACCACATCCGTGAGGCCGGCTCGACGGCCGCGCAGGAGCTCGCCTACACGCTCGCCGACGGGTTCGGGTATGTCGAGCTCGGGCTGTCCCGCGGTCTTGACGTCGACGTGTTCGCCCCCGGCCTGTCGTTCTTCTTCGACAGCCACCTGGACTTCTTCGAGGAGATCGCGAAGTTCCGCGCGGCCCGCCGGATCTGGGCCCGCTGGCTGCGCGACGTGTACGGCGCCCGCACCGAGAAGGCCCAGTGGCTGCGGTTCCACACCCAGACCGCGGGCGTCTCACTGACCGCGCAGCAGCCTTACAACAACGTCGTACGCACGGCTGTCGAGGCGCTGGCCGCCATCCTCGGTGGGACGAACTCGCTGCACACCAACGCGCTCGACGAGACGCTGGCGCTGCCGTCGGAGGAGTCGGCCGAGATCGCGCTGCGCACCCAGTCGGTGCTGATGGAGGAGGTCGGGGTCACCAACGTCGCCGACCCGCTCGGCGGCTCCTGGTACGTCGAGGCGCTGACCGATCAGATCGAGGCCGAGGCCGAGCAGATCTTCGCGCGGATCAAGGAGATGAGCCCGCACGGGACCATGACCGCCGGCATCCTGCGGGGGATCGAGGACGGCTGGTTCATGGCCGAGATCGCCGACGCCGCGTTCGAGTACCAGCAGAAGCTCGAGAAGGGCGAGAAGAAGATCGTCGGCGTGAACACGCTGACCGACACCGTGTCCGGCGAGCTGGAGATCCTGCGGGTCTCGCACGAGGTCGAGGTCGAGCAGTGCCGGGTGCTCGCGGAGCGCAAGGCACACCGTGACGAGGACCTGGTACGGCGTACGCTGTCGGCTCTGGTCGAGGCGGCCAGGGGCACTGGCAACCTGATCGAGCCCATGCTGGAGGCTGTGCGTGCGGAGGCCACGATGGGGGAAATCTGTCACGTTCTTCGGGAAGAGTGGGGAGAGTACCGAGAGCCCGCTCGATTCTGA
- a CDS encoding acetyl-CoA C-acetyltransferase yields MTGSVIASGARTPIGRLLGSLKGFTGAQLGGLAIEAALGRAGISGDQVQYVIMGQVLQAGAGQIPSRQAAVAGGIPMTVPSITINKVCLSGLDAIALADQLIRAGEFDIVVAGGMESMTGAPHLLPGSRAGYRYGSIEVLDAMAHDGLTDPFDHVAMGESTERYNARLDISRGEQDEFAAKSHQRAALAQKDGLFDEEIVAVQVPQRRGDPIEFAADEGIRADTTAESLGRLRPAFAQDGTITAGSSSQISDGACVVVVMSAAKAAELGITPLAEIGAHGNVAGPDNSLQSQPANAIRQALRKQGLDVDALDLVEINEAFASVAIQSMRELGLGPDRVNVNGGAIALGHPIGMSGARLALHLALELRRRGGGTGAAGLCGGGGQGDALILTVPPAR; encoded by the coding sequence ATGACCGGCTCGGTGATCGCCAGTGGCGCCCGGACCCCGATCGGCCGGCTGCTCGGCTCGCTCAAAGGCTTCACCGGCGCGCAGCTCGGCGGGCTGGCGATCGAGGCGGCGCTCGGCCGCGCCGGGATCTCCGGCGACCAGGTGCAGTACGTGATCATGGGCCAGGTCCTGCAGGCCGGCGCCGGCCAGATCCCGTCCCGGCAGGCCGCGGTCGCCGGAGGCATCCCGATGACGGTGCCGTCGATCACGATCAATAAGGTCTGCCTGTCCGGACTCGACGCGATCGCGCTGGCCGACCAGCTGATCCGGGCCGGTGAGTTCGACATCGTCGTCGCCGGCGGGATGGAGTCGATGACCGGGGCGCCGCACCTGCTTCCCGGGTCCCGCGCGGGCTACCGCTACGGCTCGATCGAGGTCCTCGACGCGATGGCGCACGACGGCCTGACCGACCCGTTCGACCACGTCGCGATGGGCGAGTCGACCGAGCGCTACAACGCCCGGCTCGACATCTCCCGCGGCGAGCAGGACGAGTTTGCCGCGAAGTCGCACCAGCGGGCCGCGCTCGCCCAGAAGGACGGCCTGTTCGACGAGGAGATCGTCGCGGTGCAGGTCCCGCAGCGCCGCGGCGACCCGATCGAGTTCGCCGCCGACGAGGGCATCCGGGCCGACACCACCGCCGAGTCGCTGGGCCGGCTCCGCCCGGCCTTCGCGCAGGACGGCACCATCACCGCCGGGTCGTCGTCGCAGATCTCCGACGGCGCCTGCGTGGTCGTCGTCATGTCGGCCGCGAAGGCGGCCGAGCTCGGCATCACCCCCCTCGCCGAGATCGGCGCCCACGGCAATGTCGCCGGTCCCGACAACTCGCTGCAGTCGCAGCCGGCCAACGCCATCCGCCAGGCACTGCGCAAGCAGGGCCTCGACGTCGATGCGCTGGACCTCGTCGAGATCAACGAAGCCTTCGCGTCGGTGGCGATCCAGTCGATGCGCGAACTGGGTCTCGGCCCGGACCGGGTCAACGTCAACGGCGGGGCGATCGCGCTCGGCCATCCGATCGGCATGAGCGGGGCGCGGCTCGCGCTGCACCTCGCGCTGGAGCTCCGGCGCCGCGGCGGCGGCACCGGCGCCGCCGGGCTGTGCGGCGGCGGTGGGCAGGGCGACGCGCTGATCCTCACCGTTCCGCCGGCCAGGTGA